One Pseudophryne corroboree isolate aPseCor3 unplaced genomic scaffold, aPseCor3.hap2 scaffold_488, whole genome shotgun sequence DNA window includes the following coding sequences:
- the LOC135029484 gene encoding cyclin-dependent kinase 5 activator 1-like, translating to MWNGFPFSCCRKASLPDEESSTGAHRPAVQDSVTGRSGERRSLLWCFRRLMTKRRQPKAGQTDVTHLVSDSLKSSLSCVDLTNFTQATDNTFGKRSASPKCQMVRATTSELLSNLGEFICRRCDKMKNLSPTNIISWMTYIDKLLTGWEQPVGFLTPGNVVFLYMLCREVISSELDNEQELQAHMSTCLYLAFTYMGSETTYPLRPFLVESSKEAFWSRCLSVINQMSSKMLRINADLEYFTEVFNDLRAEGGQENTNMA from the coding sequence ATGTGGAACGGTTTCCCATTCTCGTGCTGCCGCAAGGCAAGCCTACCGGATGAAGAGTCATCAACTGGGGCCCATCGCCCTGCTGTCCAGGACAGCGTGACCGGAAGATCTGGTGAGAGACGATCGCTCCTCTGGTGCTTTAGACGCCTTATGACCAAACGGAGACAACCCAAAGCTGGCCAAACCGATGTCACCCACCTCGTCAGTGACAGCCTAAAGAGTTCCCTGTCGTGCGTTGACTTAACAAACTTCACCCAGGCCACAGATAATACTTTTGGGAAGAGATCTGCGTCTCCAAAATGCCAGATGGTGCGGGCAACCACCAGCGAGCTCCTGAGCAATCTTGGGGAGTTCATATGCCGGAGATGTGACAAGATGAAGAATCTGTCACCAACAAACATCATTTCATGGATGACATATATAGACAAGCTTCTCACTGGATGGGAACAGCCAGTAGGCTTTCTTACCCCAGGCAATGTCGTCTTTCTATACATGCTCTGCCGAGAAGTCATTTCATCAGAGCTGGACAACGAGCAAGAACTACAGGCACATATGTCAACATGCCTGTACCTGGCTTTCACATACATGGGCAGTGAGACCACCTACCCACTGAGGCCTTTCCTGGTCGAAAGCTCAAAGGAGGCCTTCTGGAGCCGTTGCCTCTCTGTGATTAACCAGATGAGCTCAAAGATGCTGCGCATCAATGCCGACCTTGAATATTTCACCGAGGTCTTTAATGATCTCAGAGCTGAGGGTGGACAGGAGAACACAAATATGGCTTAA